TTTTTCATTCCTTATCCTATTACGGGGATGATAAATACTCACATAAAGCAATTCGTAATCCGGAAAATGTTCAAAAATGTGTTGATGCTATTTACGCTTCACACGAAGAGCCACATTTAATACGACATCGTTTACATGCTCGCTTCGAAATTGATTCCATCGATCAAATACCGAACTTAGAGCGCAATATTAAAGATGGCAAAGTGCATTTGCTATCATTTATGGATCATACACCAGGTCAGGGACAATATCGAAATCTTGAAATCTATAAAAATATTATGCGCGGCTATCGTTCCATGTCAGATCAGGAAGCCAATGTATTAATTCAAAATCAAGTTGATAAGGCGAAAATGACTTTCGATGATATTGAACGACTAAGTCGATTAGCCATTGAGCATAACATTGCGGTTGCTTCACATGATGACGATGATGTAGCAAAACTTCAACTTGTTCAATCGTATGGCACAACAATCAGTGAGTTTCCTATTACACTCGATGTGGCAAAAGAAGCAAAGAAGATGGGGATGCAAACGATTGCTGGTGCACCCAATATTTTAAATGGTGGCTCCCATTCAGGGAATTTAAGCGCCAGTGAGGCGATTCAAGCACAAGTAATCGATATTATTTGTAGTGATTATTATCCTCCTGCAATGTTACACGGGATTTTCGAATTATCGAAACAATATGATGAAGATTTACACCGTTTATTCCAACTTGTGACGATTAATCCTGCACGTGCAGTAAATCTTGATCACGAAATTGGCTCGATTGAGGTTGGTAAAAAGGCAGATATATTAATTATTGAACAGATGGAAGACGGCTATCCCGTTGTTACAACAACCATGGTTGATGGCAACATTATTATGCAAACCAATTATCGCTAAGGGGGGGAAACGATGTTAACTATACACAATTTGCAGAAATCGTTTACTATTCATCATTTACAAAAGACTTTTCCAGCACTTGAAAATATATCATTGCATGTGAAGGAAGGGGGCTTTTTAGGGATTGTCGGTAAAAGTGGCAGTGGCAAATCGACCATCTTAAAAAGTATTTATCGCACTTATATGCCGCAAGCTGGAAACATTATATTCCATTCAGATGCCTATGGTGAGATTGATTTATTACAAGCGACGACTCGACAAATTGTTTATTTGCGAAAACATGAAATTGGTTATGTGTCGCAATTTTTAAACGTCATGCCTCGAACGACAGCATTAGAACTGGTGACACAATCTCTACTAGATGTAGGTGTAGAACAACAAGAAGCTATTACCCGAGCAAAGCAAGCATTACGTCATTTTGATTTGGAGGAAAAATTATGGAATAGTTATCCAAATAATTTTTCAGGTGGAGAGAAACTTCGTTTAAATATTGCTTGTGCGATCGTGAAAGAGCCACGCCTCCTTCTTTTAGATGAACCTACTGCTAGCTTAGATCAAGCCTCGAAAGTTAAGGTAAGGGAATCCATCGAAAAGCTAAAAGCACAAGGAACTACTTTAATTGGTATTTTTCATGATTTAGAGTTTATGGAAGGCCTGTGCGATGATGTTTTTACAATGATGAAAATTAGCGACAAGGAAGTGTTAGCGTGAAAATTGATTTGCATACACATAGTCGTTATTCCGATGGTAGCGAAACTTTGATGCAATTATTTCAGCAAGCGAAGGCAGCAGGTATCACACATCTAGGCGTTGTTGACCATGATACAACAGCTCACCATGCGGAGGGGCGTAAACTTGCGGCACAATTCAATATCGAATTTATTGCTGGTGTTGAAATATCGGCCTATGACTTTAAGCGTCAGCGAAAAGTCCATATGCTTGGCTATGGTTTTCAAGGTCAATGTCCACATATTCAAGCACTTTGTACACCACTACTTGCTCGCCGGCACGCCCATTCATTATGGCAATTAGCGCGCATACAGGAGGCGGGGTTCCCGCTCGATGCAAAGCAGGCACTCGCCTTTGCTCGCGAAAGCGGTACATTATATAAACAGCATATTATGAATGCGTTGACAGAAGAGGCATATAGTTCAAAATACTATCAAACATTGTATCGCTCATTATTTAAAACAGGAGTAGCAGCAGGGGATATTGTTTATGTTGATGCATTTGATGCATTGCAAGCCATTCATGCTGATGGTGGAGTCGCTGTCGTTGCCCATCCTGGTCAGTTAGACTCTTTCGATATCACGGAGGAGCTTGTGCAAGAAGGGCTTGATGGAATCGAGTTACTTCATCCTGATCACACACCTGTGCATATGGAACAGGTGCAACAATTAGCTCAAAAATATCATTTAATTACAACAGGTGGATCAGATTATCATGGTCGTTATGGTGCACCTGTACAATTAGGGCAATATACATTATCCAATTTACAAACTGCCGTTTTTATTTAGTGAATGTAAAATTTTATTAAGAAAAATGCGGAGCTATTTTCAAGCGCTTTCCGAGATGATTAAATGGGGCATGTAGAGCAAAACTACAAAAACTGAAGTGAAAAAGGAGAAGAATAATGAACAAACGATGGTTATCAATTTTGATGGGCATGTTGACTGTACTTTTTTTAGCTGCTTGTAGTTCGGAAAATGGAACAAGTGAAACAAAGAAAGCCAATGCAAAATCAGATGGACCACTTGTAATGGTTTGGTATCCAAATGAATCAGGTTCTGAAATGGCTCCTTCTCGTGATGCTTTTGGTGCCATTTTTGAAAAGGCAACAGGGCGTAAAGTAGAACATAAATTAACGACAGATTATGCGATTGCGATTGAATCAATTGCCAATGGCAATGCACATATTGCTTTTATGGGAGCGCAAGGGTATATCGAAGCGAAGGACAAAAGTAAAGATGTCGAACCCTTAGTTGTACCATCCGGAGAGTCTGGTACATTAGACGATGCGGTCTATTATAGCTGGCTAGCGGTTCCAAAGGATCAGGCACAACAATATCAAAAGAATGGTAAATATACGTTAGATACAACGGAAGGCAAAACGATTTCTTTCGTCTCTGCTTCTTCAACATCAGGTTTCAAAGTACCAACAAGTTCAATTATTTCTCACTTTAGCGATAAAAATTTAACTGAAGAAGCTTTAATGGAAGGCAATGAAGTATATCCTGAAGTCTTATTTGGGGATTCTCACCAAGGGTCAGCTGTCAATATGTTGATGGAGCGCTCTGATATCGCAGCATTTTGTGATACATGTGTGGAGGCTTATGTTGAGCTAGTGGAAGGAAAAGAAAGTACACCAGGTGCAGTTTATAAGGTAAAAGATAATGCTGCAGCACCGTTTAACACGTTAACAGGAAAAGAATTTGTGCTGATACAGGTAACACCAGTACTTAACGCTCCATTCGTAGTCAATACGTCGGTATTAAGCGAAGAAGATATTAAGACATTAAAAGAACACTTAATCTCGGATGAAACAACCAATAACAAAAGTATTTTTGTACCAAAAGATTCCGGCGATTCTGGATTGTTCTATAGGGCGGCGGACGAGCGTTTCTTAGAAGTGGAAGATGCTTGGTTTAATCCAATTCGCGAACTATCAAAATAATACTGTACAGGGCTTTTATCTTTAAAGATAGAAGCCTTTTTCAAAAAAGTCTCAGAGATTTTCCATGCTATCAGCTTTATCAAATTACGATACAAGGAGAGAGAATAATGACTACTATTGTATTGGAAAGACAGCCCCTGCAGTCAGCATTTACTGTTGCTCCAGAAAGAGAGCAAGCAAACACGATTTTGCAGCTTCATAAAATTGCTAAAAGCTATGACCATAAGTCCATGGTGTTAAATGATATCAATCTTTCCTTGCAAGAAGGCGAGTTTGTATCCATTATAGGTCAATCGGGTGCAGGGAAATCAACATTGCTACGCTGCATTAATCGAATGATTGAACCGTCCAAAGGAGAAATTATTTTTGATCAGCAAGATATTACGTCTATCAATAAAAGAGCAATGCGGCAACAACGTGCCAAAATGGGCATGATTTTTCAGCATTATAACTTAGTTTCCCGTCTAACTGTATTTGAAAATGTGTTGCATGGTCGGTTTGGTTATAAATCCACGATGCAAGGTATCCTAAGTATTTATACAGAAGAAGAGAAACGACTTGCATTATCGATATTAGAAAAGCTGAATATGAAGGATCAAATTTATAAACGTTGTGACCAGTTAAGTGGTGGTCAAAAGCAACGAGTAGGGATAGCAAGGGCATTAGTGCAAGAGCCAAAGTTATTGTTATGTGATGAGCCTATCGCATCCCTTGATCCCAATTCATCGAAGGTCATTATGGATCACTTAAAGGAAATTTCACAGTCTATGGGCATTACTGTGTTAGTGAATTTACATCAAGTCGACGTTGCCATGCGTTATTCTGATCGAATTATCGGATTACGTAAAGGGGAGAAAGTATTTGATGATATCCCGAAGCAGTTAAACCAGCTTGCTATACGTAACATTTATGGAACAAGTGTAGATGAACTAATTACGGAATAAAAGGTTCGGAGGGTATGATGACAGAGGCGAATATTTTACGTAGGAAAAAGTGGCGAATGACAGGTGTAATGATTGTTCTGATTGTATTAACGTACGGCTCAGCAGCCATTACAAAGTTTAATATAATAGAAGGTTTATATGCGATTCCTAGTACACTTGCATGGATGATTAATAATTTAATTCCTTCAACTGAAACAATAGAAAATATACCAAAAGTATTACAACGCCTTTGGGAGACGATTATTTTATCCGTCATAGCTTCTACTACAGCAGCCGTATTTGCTTTGCTTTTTGCAATATTAGGGGCGCAAACGACACAATTCAATCGTTTCTTTGGCTTTGTAGCACGGTTCATTGCATCCATTTTTCGTAATGTTCCAGTAATCGCATGGGCGCTTGTTCTTGTTATTTCATTTGGACATAATGTTGTAACGGGCTATTTCGCTCTATTTTTCTCGACGTTTGGCTTTTTAGTTCGGATGTTTATTGAAACAATTGATGAGGCAAGTTCAGACGGAGTAGAGGCGCTAATGGCCACAGGGGCTACATATTTTCAAATGGTATGGAAAGGCGTATTACCAGATACGATGCCTCAGATGCTTAGTTGGATATTTTATATGATTGAAACCAATATTCGAAGTGCGACATTAGTTGGATTATTAACAGGTACAGGTATTGGTTATCTATTTGATCTTTACTATAAAAAACTGGATTATAATATGCTAGGGCTTATTACCATTATGATTATCGCGGTTGTGTTTATTATTGAATTTACATCAAACAAAGTAAGGAAGGTGATTTCTTAATGCACGTGTCACCTTTAGAGACAAATGTCAAAGTAAGAAATGGTCGAATTCAAATCACTAAAATGACAAAGGCGAATATCGTCATGCGTCTTGTACTATGGGCACTACTGTTATTTACACTGATTGGACCATTTTTGCTTGATTATGGGACAATTACATGGTCAACAGCCATTTCCTTAACGCTAGGTAATTTAAAGATGATGTTTTTAGAACCTGCCTTTCATCAAATTACATTTGCTACAGCGTTAAAGCAAATTAGTATAACACTTGCATTAGCTTTTTTAGCAACGATTTTAGGAGCAGTACTCTCTTTTTTCCTTGCTATTTTTAGCGCGAAAAACTTAGTCCCTTCAATGGTGTCAAATGGGATAATCGCTTTTAACTCATTTATTAGAGCAGTACCTACAGTCCTGTGGGTGTTAATCTTTGCGATTGTTGCAGGTCTCGGTGCAATTGCTTGTGTACTGGGGATGATGTTGCATACCATTGCTTACTTAACAAAGGCATTTGCTGAATCATTTGAGGAGTTAGAAGAAGGTACTATAGAAGCATTGCGGGCCTCAGGAGCGAATTGGTGGCATATTGTATGGCATGCTGTTGTTCCGCAGTCTTCGTCCTATATGGTGTCGTGGATTTTTTTACGCTTTGAAACGAACTATGGTGTGGCAGTGGCGATGGGTGCAGCGGCGGCGGCAGGTGGTATTGGCTTTGAGTTATTTATGGCTTCTAGTTTTTACTATGATTTACACGAAGTTGGGATGATTACGTATTGCGCTCTTATTGTCGCCATCATCTTAGAGCTTGTTTCCCTTCGTATTAAAAGAAAATTAATGGCGAAATCATAAAATGAAGTGCAGAAGAAGATTTGACTTAGAACACACTGTAGGCAAATTCTAATCCTAAAAGAAACGAACGATAATAAAAATAACACCCTAATGATGGTCATTTCACACATCAATTAGGGTGTTATTTGTCGTTTAGATTTTAAAGCTACGCACCATCTGATTAAGTGAATCAGAAATGCTCGTTAATGTTTGCGCAACACTTTGAATTTCTTCCATAGAAGCTAACTGTTCTTCAGTTGCTGCGACCACTTCGTGTGTGCTTTCGGAATTTTCCTTAAAGAGTGAAGAAACGATTTCATATTGTTGGGTAACCGTTGTAAAATCGGCTGTTAGTTGTTCTGTTGTGGCAGCTATTTCTTGTACTTTACCTGTGACATGGGCAATGGATAGCATAATATCTTGAAATTGTACGGAAGTAGTAGATGTTAATTGAACGCCACTACCGACATTTGTTTGCACTTTTTGTATCGTTTGAACGGTTTCATTGGTTGTCTCTTGAATACGTGTAATGAGTGCTTTGATTTGATTTGTCGAGCCACTGGATTGTTCAGCTAATTTTCGTACTTCTTCTGCAACTACGGCAAATCCTTTTCCATGCTCTCCTGCACGGGCCGCTTCAATGGCCGCATTTAAGGCAAGGAGATTTGTTTGATTGGCAATGTCATTTATCAATGTTGTGATTTCACCAATTTTGACAGCATCTTCAGCGAGTGAATTGATATTTTTATTTGTTTCGTCTACCGATTGTGAAATGGCCTCCATGGACGAAACAATTTCTTTAACGGATTGAGCTCCTTGATCCGCCTGTCTACTAACTTCATTCGTATCTTCTGAAACATCAGCTGTATAATGTGTCATACTTTCTAAACTTTGCAATGCTTGCACGATGGCAATAGTGCTTTCGTGTAAAATGTTCGCTTGGCTATCCATACTCGTCGAGACATCTTGTATATTTTCCGTAATTTGATGAGAAGATCGTTTTGATTGTTCCGCACTCGCTGAAAACTCTTCGGAAGACGCTGCTACTCGCTCGGATGAAGAGCTAATTTGTGTCATCATTTGTCTTAATGAAGAAATGAAGTGGTTAAATGAAGTAGCCACTTCCCCTAATTCATCTTTGTTTTTTACTTGGATCGTTTTAGTTAAATCGCCGTTTCCGTGTGCGATATCATTCATCTGAATATTTAGTTGGCGCAATGGTTTTAAAATGGATTGATAAAGTAAAACGCCTAAAATGATTCCAGATACTGTGGCAACTATCGCAACTCCGAGTAGAAGTGCTTGGCTCATTTTAGATTGTGATTTCAAGCTAGCGCTTGCTACTTCTGTTTGTTGATCTATTTGTGCAATAAAACGTTCAAACGAAGGGTCAAGTACTTCTTTCCGTATTCTTCGTTCTTCCCCAAAATGAATTTCAGCTGCTTTTTTAGGGTCTATCGTATGATTGTGAATAACTAATTGAACTTGATTCCAATATTTTTCGTAATTTGCCTTAATGTCATCAATGGTCTGTTGCTCTGAGGATATGATGGAAAAGGCATATAATTGATTAAATTGGTTTATAATATCGTTTGATTTTTCCTCCATTTGTGACACGAATGTTGGATCATTTGTTAATAGTAATGCTCGCTCATCATTTGAAAGACCGGCAAGCCGATATTGAATTTGCTTGGTGATTGTTTTAATTTCCATCAGATTATTTACCTCATTATTTTGTGAGACAATCTTCGATAAAGACCATGTCCCAAATCCACCTACGGCCATGATTGACAACACAAAAATTGAAGTAACAAGAATAAGTCTTGTTTTAATACGCATACAAATCCTCCATCTATTTCGATAAATTAACTTTGCTTTAAGAAAGCAAAAAGTGATAGAGATAAATAGTGATATGGTCGACTAACACCAAATGGGGTATTAACATCTTGCTTTTATAACTATTATCTTTTGCAATAAGTATTCATCTACTTGTAGTGTCCTTTATCAAACTATAATGGCTTAACAGTTTGATATTTTTTTCAGTACTAAAATAGAATAAGAGAAAAGCAGTTATGTACTTCACTGGCTTTATCAATAAAGTAACCTAATTTGCGTCTTATATTATTTAAGGATAATGAAACTGTTATTGCTAAATATTAGTTTATTTTAACATCACATGTAGTGATTGGCGAGAACTATGTGGTAGATTTTTGCTTTTTCATATAAACATAAAGCGAGTAGTCCGTAAATTTGAGTTACTAATCTTTTGTCACACATCAATCAATCAGCAAAGCGTATTGAATCTGTCTAAAATAGCAGCCATTTTACGTCACATAATAAGGAAGTAAGCGTTTGCTTTATTATATAGAAGAAAGACAAAAGCTTGTGCATTACCAGCTAGTGTAAAAGGAACTGGAAAGGTATTAACCCAATGGACTAAAAGGGAAGCGCACAAATAAAAATGCCATCTTATATAAGGTGGCATTTTTAATCGTTGCTAACAAATTCATTATCAAATAGCACAGACATAATGATTATTGTAGCATATCATAATGACAGTAAGCGCTCTCTTCATTAGTCATAAAAGAAAACAGTTTTCAGCTAGCAACGTATGATAGAAAGCTGTTGGATGCCATTAGATGAAGGAGACGAGCTAACTTGAAGCTCGTCTTTTCATGAACAAACGTAATCGCCACGATCATATAGCTAATTTAAGCTAGTTCAAACGAAAATTTACACGATTATGTGACATATGCGAAAAAAATTTATAAAAACCTTAACTAATTCATATGAAATCCGTATAATAAATCAAACAGTGCGAAAATTGTCCATTTTTCTATCGACGAATTGCGTGAATTTTTTAAATTGTATTGACGTAGAGAACGATAATTTGTACACTGTGTACATTCAATTGTTTTTTGGAGGAATACATTATTTTAAAAAGTTAGGATTTGATAGATATGATCGTATGTAAATTTGGTGGAACATCTGTAGCAAGTGCAGAACAAATTCAAAAAGTAGCAAACATTGTAAAATCTAATCCGGCACGCAAAATCGTAGCCGTTTCAGCACCAGGAAAACGTTCTGGTGATGATATAAAAGTAACAGATTTACTAATTGACTTAGCTCATGCGGCATTACAAAATGAAAATATAGAAGAAAAACTACAAACAGTCGTTAATCGTTACAAGTCTATTGCTGACGGGTTACAGCTAGATGATACGATTTGTGACGTTATTACAGAAGACTTGCGCGAACGTGTGCAAGGTGATATTTCCAATGAAGAATTATTTATTGATAGCTTAAAAGCGGCAGGAGAAGATAACAATGCCAAGCTTATTGCAGCATATTTTAACTCTATCGGTATGCCAGCACGCTATGTAAGTCCAAAAGAAGGTTTAGTCGTCAACGATTTACCTGAGCGTACGTTTGCCTTACCTGAAGCTTATACAAATTTAGCGCCATTAAAAGATACAAAAGAAATTATTGTTTTCCCAGGTTTCTTCGGTTACACTAAAGCGGGCATATTGCGTACGTTTGATCGCGGAGGCTCGGATATTACAGGCTCTATTTTAGCAGCTGCTGTTGAAGCGGAGCTTTATGAAAACTTTACGGATGTGGATTGTGTATTTTCCGCAAATCCGAAAGTCGTGAATGATCCAGTGGAAATTAAAGAAATAACGTATCGCGAAATGCGCGAATTATCCTATGCGGGCTTTTCTGTCTTCCATGATGAAGCATTAATGCCTGTCTATAAGATTGGGGTGCCAGTTAACATAAAAAATACAAATAATCCTTCAGCCCCAGGTACTCGAATTGTACCGAGTCGTCCTGCTACAGGTCGTCCGGTTACAGGTATCTCGGCAGACAGCGGCTTTTCAACGTTATATGTGTCTAAATATTTAATGAACCGTGAAGTAGGGTTCGGTCGTAAGCTTCTACAAATTTTAGAAGATGAAAATATTTCATATGAACATACTCCGTCTGGTTTAGATGATATTTCGGTGATTATGCGATCCAACCAACTAACACCAGAAAATGAAGCGCGTATATTAACGCGTGTGAAAAATGAATTGCAGGCAGATGATGTCCAAATGCGTCATGGATTCTCAATGATTGTGATTGTTGGGGAAGGGATGCGTAATAACACAGGTCTTGCAGCACGTGCAGCAACAGCAATATCTAAAACTGGAGCTAATATTGAAATGATTAATCAAGGCTCGTCTGAAGTAAGTCTTGTATTTGGTGTTCTACAAGAGTATGAAAATCGAATTTTACAAGCACTATATGGAGAATTTTTTGCACAAGTGCAAGCATAAGTAAACCCAATACGATAGTTTTATAAAAACAATAAAATTATCTAAAAATAAAACGGAGCTGCCTTATAAGCAATGAATTCATAGCTTATAAGGCAGCTCTTTCATTTTATAAGTTACATGGATGTATGAATGCCTCCAAAAAATCAAACACTACTAGAAGGAATAGAGTTTTCTTTTATACAGTAATGCTGTAAAATCGAGTTCGTACATAGATAGGAGGTCGTAATAGATTGAAGAGTTTTTCAATGGGCATGATTTTGTCAGTTATCGGTATTTTAGTTGTCTGTTTAACCATTATGGACATTTTACCAGCATCGACGAAATCCATGAAAATTATATATGTTGGGATTGGTTGGGTTTTTATTATAGCCGGTTCAATTATTCGATTTAAAAATTTAAAGCAAAGGCAATAAGAAAATTAACTAAAATGAATGTTGCAAACATCAAAGTTATGATACAATTTCAAAGAAATAAATAATTTCAATACGATGAAGTTATTATTTTGTACTATACAAAAAATTCAGAAGGTTCAAATTTGCAGTGTATTCATAATTAAAGAATGAACAGTACAAATTCTTCTTGTAAGAATTTGTTTTTTTATTTACCTCCACTACAAAATATGGGTTCTCCCGTTGGAAAGGGAGTAGTGAATAACCAATTCGGTATATAATAAATAATGGAGGTAAGTAGACGATGATTGTACGTAAGGAAGATATAAAAATAGTAGATAATTATGTTACGATTCAAACAATAACTCCGATGAAAGTTGTCTCGTCAGCGATGCATAATCCTGGCTTTGGCTACTATACACATCTACTGAATCGCTCTGTACCAAAAACTTACGATGAACGAAAACCACATCATGAGTTGCGACGGTTTTTGCAATCAGAGGGTTATCCCATCGACAAAACCGTTGCGATGATGACAGCAGTAAACGCTCGTTTTGCAACAATACGTGAATTTACATATGAAGGTTTGCATCTAGTTGTTATGATAACAGCAGGCTTGGGCAATGCCGTTGATATTACGCGTGCATTTCATCGACAAGAGCAATATCACGCTGGAACGATTAATACTTGGGTGCTAATCAATGGAAAACTATCGGATGAGGCGTTGTTTCAGGCAATGATCTCAACGACAGAG
This genomic interval from Lysinibacillus sphaericus contains the following:
- the phnM gene encoding phosphonate metabolism protein PhnM — encoded protein: MLAIINGVIVTEQQFLKNHIVLVEDYLINAIVHEADIDLHGIEVLDAKGGYVSPGFVDIHSDYIETIVSPRPTSVMSMNIGLRESERILMTHGITTIFHSLSYYGDDKYSHKAIRNPENVQKCVDAIYASHEEPHLIRHRLHARFEIDSIDQIPNLERNIKDGKVHLLSFMDHTPGQGQYRNLEIYKNIMRGYRSMSDQEANVLIQNQVDKAKMTFDDIERLSRLAIEHNIAVASHDDDDVAKLQLVQSYGTTISEFPITLDVAKEAKKMGMQTIAGAPNILNGGSHSGNLSASEAIQAQVIDIICSDYYPPAMLHGIFELSKQYDEDLHRLFQLVTINPARAVNLDHEIGSIEVGKKADILIIEQMEDGYPVVTTTMVDGNIIMQTNYR
- the phnL gene encoding phosphonate C-P lyase system protein PhnL produces the protein MLTIHNLQKSFTIHHLQKTFPALENISLHVKEGGFLGIVGKSGSGKSTILKSIYRTYMPQAGNIIFHSDAYGEIDLLQATTRQIVYLRKHEIGYVSQFLNVMPRTTALELVTQSLLDVGVEQQEAITRAKQALRHFDLEEKLWNSYPNNFSGGEKLRLNIACAIVKEPRLLLLDEPTASLDQASKVKVRESIEKLKAQGTTLIGIFHDLEFMEGLCDDVFTMMKISDKEVLA
- a CDS encoding PHP domain-containing protein — its product is MKIDLHTHSRYSDGSETLMQLFQQAKAAGITHLGVVDHDTTAHHAEGRKLAAQFNIEFIAGVEISAYDFKRQRKVHMLGYGFQGQCPHIQALCTPLLARRHAHSLWQLARIQEAGFPLDAKQALAFARESGTLYKQHIMNALTEEAYSSKYYQTLYRSLFKTGVAAGDIVYVDAFDALQAIHADGGVAVVAHPGQLDSFDITEELVQEGLDGIELLHPDHTPVHMEQVQQLAQKYHLITTGGSDYHGRYGAPVQLGQYTLSNLQTAVFI
- a CDS encoding PhnD/SsuA/transferrin family substrate-binding protein; the encoded protein is MNKRWLSILMGMLTVLFLAACSSENGTSETKKANAKSDGPLVMVWYPNESGSEMAPSRDAFGAIFEKATGRKVEHKLTTDYAIAIESIANGNAHIAFMGAQGYIEAKDKSKDVEPLVVPSGESGTLDDAVYYSWLAVPKDQAQQYQKNGKYTLDTTEGKTISFVSASSTSGFKVPTSSIISHFSDKNLTEEALMEGNEVYPEVLFGDSHQGSAVNMLMERSDIAAFCDTCVEAYVELVEGKESTPGAVYKVKDNAAAPFNTLTGKEFVLIQVTPVLNAPFVVNTSVLSEEDIKTLKEHLISDETTNNKSIFVPKDSGDSGLFYRAADERFLEVEDAWFNPIRELSK
- the phnC gene encoding phosphonate ABC transporter ATP-binding protein, which gives rise to MTTIVLERQPLQSAFTVAPEREQANTILQLHKIAKSYDHKSMVLNDINLSLQEGEFVSIIGQSGAGKSTLLRCINRMIEPSKGEIIFDQQDITSINKRAMRQQRAKMGMIFQHYNLVSRLTVFENVLHGRFGYKSTMQGILSIYTEEEKRLALSILEKLNMKDQIYKRCDQLSGGQKQRVGIARALVQEPKLLLCDEPIASLDPNSSKVIMDHLKEISQSMGITVLVNLHQVDVAMRYSDRIIGLRKGEKVFDDIPKQLNQLAIRNIYGTSVDELITE
- the phnE gene encoding phosphonate ABC transporter, permease protein PhnE, producing the protein MMTEANILRRKKWRMTGVMIVLIVLTYGSAAITKFNIIEGLYAIPSTLAWMINNLIPSTETIENIPKVLQRLWETIILSVIASTTAAVFALLFAILGAQTTQFNRFFGFVARFIASIFRNVPVIAWALVLVISFGHNVVTGYFALFFSTFGFLVRMFIETIDEASSDGVEALMATGATYFQMVWKGVLPDTMPQMLSWIFYMIETNIRSATLVGLLTGTGIGYLFDLYYKKLDYNMLGLITIMIIAVVFIIEFTSNKVRKVIS
- a CDS encoding PhnE/PtxC family ABC transporter permease, which encodes MHVSPLETNVKVRNGRIQITKMTKANIVMRLVLWALLLFTLIGPFLLDYGTITWSTAISLTLGNLKMMFLEPAFHQITFATALKQISITLALAFLATILGAVLSFFLAIFSAKNLVPSMVSNGIIAFNSFIRAVPTVLWVLIFAIVAGLGAIACVLGMMLHTIAYLTKAFAESFEELEEGTIEALRASGANWWHIVWHAVVPQSSSYMVSWIFLRFETNYGVAVAMGAAAAAGGIGFELFMASSFYYDLHEVGMITYCALIVAIILELVSLRIKRKLMAKS
- a CDS encoding methyl-accepting chemotaxis protein is translated as MRIKTRLILVTSIFVLSIMAVGGFGTWSLSKIVSQNNEVNNLMEIKTITKQIQYRLAGLSNDERALLLTNDPTFVSQMEEKSNDIINQFNQLYAFSIISSEQQTIDDIKANYEKYWNQVQLVIHNHTIDPKKAAEIHFGEERRIRKEVLDPSFERFIAQIDQQTEVASASLKSQSKMSQALLLGVAIVATVSGIILGVLLYQSILKPLRQLNIQMNDIAHGNGDLTKTIQVKNKDELGEVATSFNHFISSLRQMMTQISSSSERVAASSEEFSASAEQSKRSSHQITENIQDVSTSMDSQANILHESTIAIVQALQSLESMTHYTADVSEDTNEVSRQADQGAQSVKEIVSSMEAISQSVDETNKNINSLAEDAVKIGEITTLINDIANQTNLLALNAAIEAARAGEHGKGFAVVAEEVRKLAEQSSGSTNQIKALITRIQETTNETVQTIQKVQTNVGSGVQLTSTTSVQFQDIMLSIAHVTGKVQEIAATTEQLTADFTTVTQQYEIVSSLFKENSESTHEVVAATEEQLASMEEIQSVAQTLTSISDSLNQMVRSFKI
- a CDS encoding aspartate kinase; translated protein: MIVCKFGGTSVASAEQIQKVANIVKSNPARKIVAVSAPGKRSGDDIKVTDLLIDLAHAALQNENIEEKLQTVVNRYKSIADGLQLDDTICDVITEDLRERVQGDISNEELFIDSLKAAGEDNNAKLIAAYFNSIGMPARYVSPKEGLVVNDLPERTFALPEAYTNLAPLKDTKEIIVFPGFFGYTKAGILRTFDRGGSDITGSILAAAVEAELYENFTDVDCVFSANPKVVNDPVEIKEITYREMRELSYAGFSVFHDEALMPVYKIGVPVNIKNTNNPSAPGTRIVPSRPATGRPVTGISADSGFSTLYVSKYLMNREVGFGRKLLQILEDENISYEHTPSGLDDISVIMRSNQLTPENEARILTRVKNELQADDVQMRHGFSMIVIVGEGMRNNTGLAARAATAISKTGANIEMINQGSSEVSLVFGVLQEYENRILQALYGEFFAQVQA
- a CDS encoding adenosylcobinamide amidohydrolase, which translates into the protein MIVRKEDIKIVDNYVTIQTITPMKVVSSAMHNPGFGYYTHLLNRSVPKTYDERKPHHELRRFLQSEGYPIDKTVAMMTAVNARFATIREFTYEGLHLVVMITAGLGNAVDITRAFHRQEQYHAGTINTWVLINGKLSDEALFQAMISTTEAKVKALLDEDITDPTTGTLATGTSTDSLLIASTEEGDFHQYAGPITMLGKVIGHGVYETMREAIQKYKKEKEANPL